In Thioalkalivibrio sp. XN279, a single window of DNA contains:
- a CDS encoding rhodanese-like domain-containing protein: protein MQPISRETLEKMNEQKKEDFVLINVLPREAFRDAHIRTSINIPHEDDDFAKDVEKVAGGKDRKVVLYCASKDCDASPTAARKLDQAGFEKVYDYEGGTRDWLQNH, encoded by the coding sequence ATGCAGCCCATCAGCAGAGAGACACTGGAAAAAATGAACGAGCAGAAGAAGGAAGACTTCGTGCTCATTAACGTGCTTCCCCGCGAGGCGTTCCGGGACGCGCACATCAGGACGTCCATCAATATCCCGCACGAGGATGACGATTTCGCCAAGGACGTCGAGAAGGTCGCCGGCGGCAAGGACCGGAAGGTCGTCCTATACTGTGCGAGCAAGGATTGCGATGCGTCGCCCACAGCGGCGCGGAAACTCGACCAGGCCGGTTTCGAGAAAGTCTATGACTACGAAGGGGGCACCAGGGACTGGCTGCAGAATCACTAG